Proteins encoded together in one Desulfosporosinus meridiei DSM 13257 window:
- the amrS gene encoding AmmeMemoRadiSam system radical SAM enzyme: MSNHSYKASCLLCPQHCQLSHGQSGRCHARENREGEVVSRTYGEVASWNMDPIEKKPLYHFYPGSWIFSVGGFGCNLSCSFCQNHEISQQHQVGKKVSPSKLAELSMQERESIGLCFTYSEPSVWFEMIRDTAPLVRARGGKVVLVSNGTIAPHFLEEVIPWLDAVNIDIKAFTESFYQHYCGSKLAWVLDNVERLVGRVHLEITTLLIQGANDNPQELKELAKWLRQLNIPLAWHLSAYHPAYKLAVPPTDRKSLERAWDIGKEYLPYVYLGNVGGGGTTYCPQCGKAVIERQPHLINYLDQGCCPKCGKGIFGVGMTM; encoded by the coding sequence ATGAGTAATCACAGCTATAAAGCCAGCTGTCTGCTCTGTCCTCAGCATTGTCAATTAAGTCATGGACAATCAGGCAGATGCCATGCTCGAGAAAACCGAGAAGGGGAAGTTGTATCTCGAACCTATGGTGAAGTAGCGTCCTGGAATATGGACCCCATTGAAAAGAAGCCTCTTTATCATTTTTATCCTGGATCATGGATTTTTTCTGTCGGAGGTTTTGGTTGTAATCTAAGCTGTTCCTTTTGCCAAAATCATGAGATTTCTCAGCAACATCAAGTTGGAAAAAAGGTTTCTCCCTCAAAGCTGGCAGAGCTCTCTATGCAGGAGCGGGAATCAATAGGGCTTTGTTTTACATATTCAGAGCCCAGCGTGTGGTTTGAGATGATTAGAGATACTGCTCCCTTGGTTCGTGCTCGAGGGGGGAAGGTGGTTTTGGTAAGCAATGGAACTATTGCGCCGCACTTTCTTGAGGAAGTGATTCCTTGGCTGGATGCAGTTAATATTGATATAAAAGCCTTTACAGAAAGTTTTTATCAGCATTATTGTGGCAGCAAGTTAGCCTGGGTATTAGATAATGTAGAGCGATTAGTGGGGAGAGTTCATTTGGAAATCACAACTCTGCTTATTCAAGGGGCAAATGATAATCCCCAAGAGCTAAAAGAATTAGCAAAATGGCTGCGCCAACTTAATATCCCACTGGCCTGGCATCTAAGTGCCTATCATCCGGCTTATAAGCTTGCTGTTCCGCCCACGGACAGAAAATCTTTAGAAAGAGCCTGGGATATTGGCAAAGAGTATCTGCCTTATGTCTATTTGGGGAATGTAGGAGGGGGAGGCACGACCTATTGTCCACAGTGCGGGAAAGCTGTTATTGAGCGTCAACCCCACCTTATTAACTACTTGGATCAAGGATGTTGCCCAAAATGTGGGAAGGGTATTTTTGGAGTTGGGATGACGATGTAA
- the nhaB gene encoding sodium/proton antiporter NhaB, with translation MKQTGNRQVKQMGIGEAFRANFLGHAPSWYKTIILAFLVLNPILMFTAGKYITGWVLIVEFIFTLAMALKCYPLPAGGLLAIEAVVIGLTNPHSIYHEVELNLPVILLLMFMVAGIYFMKEGLVYLFTKILTKVRSKVALAFLFSILGAILSAFLDALTVTAVIIAVAYGFYNIFHKFASSEKVFDTYDINHDHIVDEKYQEDLNQFRGFLRNLMMHGAVGTALGGATTLVGEPQNLLIASIMKWDFADFFLNSAPVSIPVLIVGVLTAITLEVTKFWGYGYQLPESVRKVIEDDVKAKDEAMDTRGRVRLIIMAVCGVVLIFSLALHLAEVGIIGLMIIILLTAFNGVIEEGRIGHAFEEALPFTALLIVFFSIVAVIHDQHLFTPIIQWVLHLKGQDQLVAFFAANGILSAISDNVFVATVYMSETQKAFEAGGIALEQYNKLAVSINMGTNIPSVATPNGQAAFLFLLTSALAPLIRLSYMEMVKLALPYTVVMSITGVLATMYLL, from the coding sequence ATGAAACAAACGGGTAACAGACAGGTGAAACAGATGGGTATCGGAGAAGCCTTCAGAGCTAATTTTCTCGGTCACGCTCCGAGCTGGTACAAAACAATAATTCTTGCTTTTCTGGTGTTAAACCCTATTTTGATGTTTACCGCCGGTAAGTACATTACCGGGTGGGTCTTGATTGTCGAATTTATTTTTACTCTGGCAATGGCACTAAAATGTTATCCACTCCCTGCGGGCGGACTTCTGGCCATCGAAGCCGTTGTGATTGGGCTGACTAACCCCCATTCCATCTATCACGAGGTTGAACTGAACCTGCCGGTCATTCTGCTTCTGATGTTCATGGTTGCCGGGATCTATTTTATGAAAGAAGGTCTTGTGTACCTGTTTACCAAGATCCTTACCAAAGTACGCTCTAAAGTCGCCCTGGCCTTCCTGTTCTCTATACTGGGTGCAATTCTTTCCGCTTTCCTGGATGCCCTAACCGTAACGGCGGTGATTATCGCCGTAGCCTATGGATTCTACAACATCTTTCACAAGTTTGCTTCCAGCGAAAAAGTATTCGACACCTATGATATCAATCACGATCATATTGTTGATGAGAAATATCAGGAGGATTTGAACCAATTCCGTGGTTTTCTGCGCAATTTAATGATGCATGGTGCTGTGGGTACTGCCCTGGGCGGAGCAACAACACTGGTTGGGGAACCGCAAAATCTGCTCATCGCCTCCATTATGAAATGGGACTTCGCTGATTTCTTTTTAAACAGCGCACCTGTGTCTATCCCGGTACTGATCGTTGGTGTTCTGACCGCCATCACCCTTGAAGTCACCAAGTTTTGGGGGTACGGTTATCAACTTCCCGAGTCTGTTCGAAAGGTTATTGAAGATGACGTAAAGGCCAAAGATGAAGCGATGGATACACGCGGACGTGTACGCCTAATTATTATGGCTGTATGCGGCGTTGTGCTGATCTTTTCCCTGGCGTTGCACCTGGCAGAAGTCGGCATTATTGGTCTGATGATTATTATCCTGCTTACCGCTTTTAACGGGGTTATTGAAGAAGGACGCATCGGTCATGCCTTTGAAGAAGCACTGCCCTTTACTGCGCTGCTGATCGTATTTTTCTCCATCGTGGCGGTGATTCATGACCAACATCTGTTTACACCAATCATTCAGTGGGTACTGCACCTGAAAGGACAGGATCAGCTTGTTGCTTTCTTTGCCGCCAACGGTATCCTTTCGGCAATCAGTGACAACGTATTTGTGGCTACCGTCTATATGAGCGAAACGCAGAAAGCCTTTGAAGCCGGAGGGATTGCTCTGGAGCAATACAACAAGCTGGCAGTTTCCATCAACATGGGGACAAACATTCCTTCCGTTGCTACACCAAACGGTCAGGCGGCGTTCCTGTTCCTGTTGACCTCTGCCCTTGCTCCCCTGATTCGCCTGTCTTATATGGAAATGGTGAAATTGGCTCTGCCCTACACCGTCGTTATGTCTATTACAGGTGTGCTGGCAACAATGTATCTGTTGTAA
- the nhaB gene encoding sodium/proton antiporter NhaB, which produces MKQTGNGQVKQMGIGRAFSANFLGHAPSWYKTTILAFLVLNPILMFTAGKYITGWVLIVEFIFTLAMALKCYPLPAGGLLAIEAVVIGLTNPHSIYHEVELNLPVILLLMFMVAGIYFMKEGLVYLFTKILTKVRSKVALAFLFSIMGAVLSAFLDALTVTAVIIAVAYGFYNIFHKFASSEKVFDTYDINHDHIIDDIYQEDLNQFRGFLRNLMMHGAVGTALGGATTLVGEPQNLLIGSIMKWDFVDFFLNSAPVSIPVLIAGLLTAITLEVTKFWGYGYQLPASVRKVMEDDAKAKDAAMDTRGRIRLIAMAVCGILLIFSLALHLAEVGIIGLMIIILLTAFNGVIEEGRIGHAFEEAMPFTALLIVFFSIVAVIHDQHLFTPIIQWVLHLEGQDQLVAFFAANGVLSAISDNVFVATVYMTEAQKAFEAGGIALDHYNKMAVSINMGTNIPSVATPNGQAAFLFLLTSALAPLIRLSYMEMVKLALPYTVVMSVTGVLATMYLL; this is translated from the coding sequence ATGAAACAAACGGGTAACGGACAGGTAAAACAGATGGGTATCGGACGGGCATTTAGCGCAAATTTTCTCGGTCATGCTCCGAGCTGGTACAAAACAACAATTCTTGCTTTTCTGGTATTAAACCCTATTTTAATGTTTACCGCCGGTAAGTACATTACTGGGTGGGTCTTGATTGTCGAATTTATTTTTACCTTGGCAATGGCGCTAAAATGTTATCCCCTCCCTGCGGGCGGACTTCTGGCCATCGAAGCCGTTGTGATTGGGCTGACCAACCCCCATTCCATCTATCACGAAGTAGAACTGAACCTGCCGGTCATTCTGCTTCTGATGTTCATGGTTGCCGGGATCTATTTTATGAAAGAAGGTCTTGTGTATCTATTCACCAAGATCCTTACTAAAGTACGCTCTAAAGTAGCCCTGGCCTTCCTGTTCTCTATAATGGGTGCAGTTCTTTCCGCTTTTCTCGATGCCCTAACCGTAACGGCAGTAATTATAGCCGTAGCCTATGGATTCTACAACATCTTCCACAAGTTTGCTTCCAGCGAAAAAGTATTCGACACCTATGATATCAATCACGACCATATCATTGATGACATATACCAAGAAGACCTAAACCAGTTCCGGGGTTTTCTGCGCAATCTGATGATGCATGGCGCTGTGGGTACTGCCCTGGGCGGAGCAACAACACTGGTTGGTGAACCACAAAATTTACTCATCGGCTCCATTATGAAATGGGACTTCGTTGATTTCTTTTTAAACAGCGCACCTGTCTCTATCCCGGTACTGATCGCTGGTCTCCTGACCGCCATTACCCTTGAAGTCACCAAGTTTTGGGGATACGGTTATCAGCTTCCTGCGTCTGTTCGAAAGGTTATGGAAGATGATGCCAAAGCCAAAGATGCTGCCATGGATACTCGCGGACGTATCCGTTTGATTGCTATGGCTGTATGCGGCATCTTACTGATCTTCTCCTTAGCCTTGCACCTGGCAGAAGTCGGTATTATTGGTCTGATGATTATCATTTTGCTTACCGCTTTCAACGGGGTTATTGAAGAAGGGCGCATCGGTCATGCCTTTGAAGAAGCAATGCCCTTTACTGCGCTGCTGATCGTATTTTTCTCCATCGTTGCCGTTATTCATGACCAGCATCTGTTTACACCGATCATTCAGTGGGTACTGCACCTGGAAGGACAGGATCAGCTTGTCGCTTTCTTTGCGGCCAACGGTGTCCTTTCGGCAATCAGTGACAATGTATTTGTGGCTACTGTCTATATGACTGAAGCACAGAAAGCCTTTGAAGCCGGCGGCATTGCCTTGGATCATTACAACAAGATGGCAGTTTCCATCAACATGGGGACAAACATCCCTTCCGTTGCTACACCAAACGGTCAGGCGGCGTTCCTGTTCCTGTTGACTTCTGCCCTTGCTCCGCTAATTCGCCTGTCTTATATGGAAATGGTGAAACTAGCACTGCCTTACACCGTCGTCATGTCAGTTACAGGTGTACTGGCAACTATGTATCTGTTGTAA
- a CDS encoding helix-turn-helix transcriptional regulator, translating to MNYYLIIINETVCRRIVHYRNKCNLTREDLASNVGVNLKHLISIEAGSRIPRISELVQLAAGLGVSINDLVNNE from the coding sequence GTGAATTATTATTTGATCATAATTAATGAAACCGTCTGTAGGCGGATAGTCCACTACAGAAATAAATGTAATTTAACCAGAGAAGATTTAGCCTCTAATGTTGGGGTCAACTTGAAACACCTTATCAGCATAGAGGCTGGATCAAGGATTCCTCGTATAAGTGAGCTTGTACAATTGGCTGCAGGACTAGGTGTCTCAATTAATGACCTAGTTAATAACGAATAG
- a CDS encoding helix-turn-helix domain-containing protein — protein MLDKLCTYLNVGVEELLEHKKDAGN, from the coding sequence ATCCTAGATAAACTCTGTACCTACCTTAATGTGGGAGTAGAGGAGCTGTTGGAGCATAAAAAAGACGCCGGTAATTAG
- a CDS encoding manganese catalase family protein, with amino-acid sequence MFKHVKDMEYTVHVDKPDPRFAVLLLEQFGGGNGELKAAMQYFSQSLGCNDPKIRDLLQDIAAEELSHLEMVGECLAMLIGPVDNIPKDFSANHMALLGGGPLLVNSAGVPWTANFVNSTGDLYTDLSSNAGAELRAKLVYERLLQQTDDAGVKDMIRFLLSREESHNFSFMQALETIKGTGVNKDFRDSDFSKKYMNMSTGQGDSRGPWNQGNEFSYEENPNEKYGGPAQYGKDPQQAGAREVQPGYNDNTRNNPQYSQPQPNPKH; translated from the coding sequence GTGTTTAAACATGTCAAAGATATGGAATATACCGTACATGTGGATAAACCGGATCCTCGGTTTGCCGTATTATTACTTGAACAATTTGGTGGCGGCAATGGTGAACTAAAAGCAGCCATGCAGTATTTTTCCCAGAGTTTAGGGTGTAATGATCCAAAGATACGAGATTTGCTCCAAGACATTGCTGCAGAAGAATTAAGCCATCTAGAGATGGTGGGTGAGTGCCTGGCGATGCTGATTGGCCCCGTCGACAATATTCCTAAAGACTTTTCGGCAAATCATATGGCCTTACTTGGAGGCGGCCCCCTTCTGGTAAACTCTGCCGGAGTACCTTGGACGGCAAACTTTGTAAATTCCACCGGGGATCTCTATACAGATCTTTCTTCCAATGCCGGAGCGGAACTCAGAGCTAAGTTAGTTTATGAGCGTCTTCTTCAGCAAACCGATGATGCCGGTGTGAAAGATATGATTCGATTCCTATTAAGTCGTGAGGAATCCCATAATTTTTCCTTCATGCAAGCCCTGGAGACCATAAAAGGAACTGGAGTAAATAAAGACTTCCGGGATTCCGATTTCTCAAAGAAATACATGAATATGTCAACAGGTCAAGGGGACAGCAGAGGGCCTTGGAACCAAGGTAATGAGTTTTCTTATGAAGAAAACCCTAATGAGAAATATGGTGGACCTGCTCAGTATGGTAAAGACCCTCAACAAGCGGGAGCTAGGGAAGTTCAGCCTGGGTATAATGACAATACGCGGAATAACCCACAATACTCTCAACCACAGCCTAATCCAAAACATTAA
- the tsaA gene encoding tRNA (N6-threonylcarbamoyladenosine(37)-N6)-methyltransferase TrmO, whose amino-acid sequence MTVTFQSIGTIHTPYFALNAPQQPIPNAPGDFWITLNPDYTRALETLQTFNYIYVLYHFNEVTPPIEMLTRPPWAPEIEIGLFASRSAKRPNPLGLSIVKLKEIHGNELIISGIDAYDGTPVLDIKPYIGFLDSKEDANNGWLDALPDRKHTMAHALGLAHSHSHNHDHHHEQEPLSHTKNPHSHND is encoded by the coding sequence ATGACCGTTACATTCCAATCCATTGGTACAATTCACACACCATATTTCGCACTAAATGCTCCTCAACAGCCTATACCCAATGCTCCCGGTGATTTCTGGATTACATTAAATCCAGACTATACTCGCGCTCTTGAGACCTTACAAACCTTTAACTATATCTATGTGCTCTATCACTTTAATGAAGTAACTCCACCCATCGAAATGCTTACCCGACCCCCTTGGGCCCCAGAAATTGAAATTGGACTTTTTGCCAGCCGTTCTGCGAAAAGGCCCAACCCTTTGGGTTTAAGTATTGTTAAGCTAAAAGAAATACACGGCAACGAGCTAATAATTTCCGGAATTGATGCCTATGACGGAACTCCCGTGCTTGATATCAAGCCTTATATCGGCTTCTTAGACAGCAAAGAGGATGCTAATAATGGTTGGCTTGATGCTCTTCCTGATAGAAAACATACTATGGCTCATGCTCTGGGCCTTGCCCATAGCCATAGCCACAATCATGACCATCATCATGAACAGGAACCCCTTAGTCATACAAAAAACCCCCATAGTCATAACGACTAG
- a CDS encoding CooT family nickel-binding protein: protein MCEANAYLKEGETEVMFMESVDVIEPYENGLKLIDIFGMQKFIQAKIKDMTLLNHRIVLEKIDNPL, encoded by the coding sequence ATGTGTGAAGCTAATGCCTATCTTAAAGAAGGCGAAACTGAAGTGATGTTCATGGAGTCAGTCGATGTCATTGAACCTTACGAAAACGGCTTAAAGCTTATCGACATCTTTGGAATGCAAAAATTTATTCAAGCCAAAATAAAAGATATGACCCTGCTTAACCACCGGATTGTTTTAGAGAAAATCGATAATCCACTATAG
- a CDS encoding Fur family transcriptional regulator, protein MILLDENSKYKELLNREGIKSTRHRNAILELLEESEFPLTAEQLFITLRDKTASIDLSTVYRTLDTFASKNLIIKSNRADDGKALYELNHNEHKHHLLCVGCHKLISIDDCPIGELMKTLKNKIDFDITGHKLEIYGYCHDCKKYNHTLSSDT, encoded by the coding sequence ATGATCTTGTTGGACGAAAACTCAAAATATAAGGAATTACTTAATCGGGAGGGTATTAAAAGCACACGCCATAGAAATGCTATCCTTGAACTCCTGGAAGAATCCGAATTTCCTTTGACTGCAGAACAACTATTTATAACTTTACGGGATAAGACAGCCTCCATTGATCTATCAACAGTCTACAGGACCCTTGATACCTTTGCCTCAAAGAACTTAATTATTAAATCCAACCGAGCAGATGATGGTAAAGCTCTCTATGAACTCAATCACAATGAGCATAAACATCATCTTTTATGCGTGGGCTGCCACAAATTAATTTCTATTGATGACTGTCCCATAGGAGAACTAATGAAAACCTTGAAGAATAAGATAGATTTTGATATTACCGGACATAAACTAGAGATTTACGGCTATTGTCATGATTGTAAAAAATATAACCACACCCTCTCTTCTGACACATGA
- a CDS encoding metal ABC transporter substrate-binding protein, which produces MCVKKPMFLWMVLLSMLVLVLSGCGSNNEAKPTVSQTTDTKNEKAITIAASFYPMYVFTLNVAKDIPNVNVVSLTKPTTGCLHDYAITPDDMRNLEGAQILVINGAGMESFMDKITSQLPDLKIIEASEGISLIEGEGDEGANPHVWLSVTDAITQVQTIGNQLAALDSSNAAKYQENTKAYVGKLEALRTKMHQALDGVKQRNIVTFHEAFPYFAKEFNLKTVGVIEREPGSAPSAKELSETIEQIKGLEIKALFAEPQYDPKAAEAIANETGAKVYTLDPIVTGPMEADAYINLMETNLITLQEALK; this is translated from the coding sequence ATGTGTGTGAAGAAGCCGATGTTTCTATGGATGGTCTTGTTAAGTATGCTGGTTTTAGTGTTAAGTGGGTGTGGGTCAAATAACGAAGCTAAGCCTACTGTCAGTCAAACCACAGATACTAAGAACGAAAAAGCTATAACCATAGCTGCGTCATTCTACCCAATGTATGTATTTACGTTAAATGTGGCTAAGGATATCCCTAATGTAAATGTAGTAAGTTTAACAAAACCTACCACGGGATGCTTGCATGATTATGCCATAACCCCTGACGATATGAGAAATTTAGAAGGTGCCCAAATCTTAGTCATCAATGGAGCAGGAATGGAGTCCTTTATGGATAAAATAACAAGTCAACTTCCGGATCTGAAAATCATTGAAGCTAGCGAGGGGATTTCCTTAATCGAAGGTGAAGGGGATGAAGGGGCGAATCCCCATGTTTGGCTAAGTGTTACGGATGCCATAACCCAGGTTCAAACTATCGGGAATCAATTAGCCGCCCTGGATTCTAGTAATGCTGCAAAATATCAGGAAAATACTAAAGCTTATGTCGGGAAGCTTGAAGCATTAAGAACTAAAATGCATCAAGCACTGGATGGAGTAAAGCAACGAAATATTGTTACCTTTCACGAGGCCTTCCCTTATTTTGCCAAAGAGTTCAACTTGAAGACTGTTGGAGTAATTGAACGAGAGCCGGGTTCGGCGCCGAGTGCCAAAGAATTGAGTGAAACCATTGAGCAAATTAAGGGTTTAGAAATAAAGGCCTTATTTGCTGAACCGCAATATGATCCTAAAGCCGCCGAAGCTATTGCCAATGAGACCGGTGCTAAAGTTTATACTCTTGATCCCATCGTAACCGGGCCAATGGAAGCCGATGCTTATATTAATCTTATGGAAACAAATCTTATTACATTACAAGAGGCGCTGAAATGA
- a CDS encoding metal ABC transporter ATP-binding protein, whose protein sequence is MKHPICVNSDCKICESSLCCTKINNFGVKRSGIEILKNVNLHIHCGDLTAVIGPNGAGKSTLLKAILGEISHTGELQFLDANNGTTKPSMGYVPQKLDLDSTSPTSVLDLFAAAHTNLPIWFTYPKKIRERVRESLALTHGEHLINKRLGELSGGELQRVLLALALDPVPHLLLLDEPVSGIDQKGLELFYQTVSTLRKNYDLSIILVSHDLNLVAEYANRVAFVNNRTIECCGTPQEVFTNEKVIQTFGLDWSNRFQRVEKDWVANALLV, encoded by the coding sequence ATGAAACATCCAATCTGTGTGAATTCCGATTGCAAAATTTGCGAATCAAGTTTATGCTGTACAAAAATAAATAATTTCGGGGTTAAGCGCAGCGGAATAGAAATACTGAAGAACGTAAATCTCCACATTCATTGTGGAGATTTAACCGCTGTCATAGGTCCTAATGGTGCAGGGAAAAGTACTCTCTTGAAAGCTATCTTAGGAGAAATTTCTCATACGGGAGAACTTCAATTTCTTGATGCCAACAACGGAACCACAAAGCCCTCTATGGGCTATGTTCCCCAAAAGCTGGATTTAGATTCTACGTCCCCCACCAGCGTGCTTGATTTGTTTGCCGCTGCCCATACGAATCTCCCTATCTGGTTTACTTATCCTAAAAAGATTCGTGAACGTGTCAGAGAAAGCTTAGCTCTAACTCATGGAGAGCACCTTATCAACAAACGTCTGGGAGAGCTATCAGGCGGCGAGCTGCAAAGAGTCTTATTAGCCCTGGCCCTTGATCCTGTTCCTCATCTCTTGCTGCTGGATGAACCAGTGTCTGGGATTGATCAAAAGGGCTTAGAATTATTCTATCAAACTGTTTCGACACTAAGAAAGAATTATGATTTATCCATCATTCTAGTGTCCCATGATCTGAATTTGGTAGCCGAATATGCGAATCGTGTGGCCTTCGTCAATAATAGGACCATAGAATGCTGTGGGACTCCCCAGGAAGTCTTTACTAATGAAAAAGTAATTCAAACCTTTGGTTTAGATTGGTCAAATCGTTTCCAAAGGGTGGAGAAGGATTGGGTGGCTAATGCACTTCTGGTATAG
- a CDS encoding metal ABC transporter permease, with amino-acid sequence MHFWYSLVDLLLPFDWMQYGFMKNALLGVLLVTPIFGLLGTMIVNNKMAFFSDSLGHSALTGIAIGVILGNAFPLLNIKPIWSMMVFSVLITVAILVVKEANTASTDTIIGVFSSSAVALGLVILTRNGGFNKYSGYLIGDFLSISPADLLLLGIVFVLVILLWVLIFNKLLLASMNPSLARSRGIKVKQYEYLFAVMMAVIVTISIQWVGILIISSLLVIPAASSRNIAKNIRQYHIYSVLIALVSGLSGLILSYFWGTATGATIVLITSGFFALTFGLKLRLG; translated from the coding sequence ATGCACTTCTGGTATAGCTTAGTAGATTTATTACTTCCTTTTGACTGGATGCAGTATGGATTCATGAAGAATGCCCTGCTGGGTGTTTTATTGGTAACTCCCATCTTTGGCTTATTGGGAACTATGATCGTTAACAATAAGATGGCCTTTTTCTCAGATTCCTTGGGGCATTCTGCCTTAACAGGGATTGCCATTGGGGTGATCCTGGGCAATGCCTTTCCTCTCTTGAATATAAAACCTATTTGGTCAATGATGGTCTTTTCAGTGCTGATAACTGTTGCTATCCTTGTGGTTAAAGAAGCCAATACAGCTTCTACCGACACCATTATCGGAGTTTTTTCATCTTCGGCTGTTGCCCTGGGCCTAGTGATCCTTACTCGTAATGGGGGGTTCAATAAATATTCAGGCTATCTGATCGGGGATTTCTTGAGTATCAGCCCCGCGGATTTATTGCTGCTTGGAATCGTTTTTGTACTGGTTATCTTATTGTGGGTTCTTATATTTAATAAGCTTCTCCTAGCGAGTATGAATCCATCCTTAGCCCGCAGCAGGGGAATTAAGGTTAAACAGTACGAGTACTTATTTGCTGTTATGATGGCGGTTATCGTAACTATTTCTATCCAGTGGGTAGGAATTCTGATTATAAGCTCCCTCCTAGTTATTCCGGCGGCCTCATCCAGAAATATTGCTAAAAATATTAGACAGTATCATATCTATTCCGTGCTGATTGCCCTTGTTTCCGGACTCTCTGGGTTAATCCTATCTTACTTCTGGGGAACAGCTACGGGAGCGACCATCGTTCTGATTACATCAGGATTTTTTGCTCTTACCTTTGGTTTGAAATTAAGGCTGGGTTAG
- the nrdD gene encoding anaerobic ribonucleoside-triphosphate reductase, translating into MIEQIIKRDGRHGYISRDHFNCPECGAKAEVWSIVTGYLSGKKLQFGQEGRI; encoded by the coding sequence ATGATTGAGCAAATTATTAAAAGAGATGGCAGACACGGTTACATCAGCAGGGATCATTTTAATTGTCCTGAATGTGGGGCTAAAGCTGAAGTTTGGTCGATAGTGACAGGATATCTTAGCGGCAAAAAACTACAATTTGGGCAAGAAGGAAGAATATAA
- a CDS encoding anaerobic ribonucleoside-triphosphate reductase activating protein: MKIAGFMKTSFVDFPGKIASVVFTQGCNLSCSYCHNADLIEAKEDFRGIFPEEIFQWLSRRKGLIDGVVISGGEPTLQSNLKVFIEELKAMKLLVKLDTNGTNPDILRTLISEELLDFIAMDLKAPLNKYEAITGVSGLELWPIRESVEIIKNSGLAHEFRTTFCPNLDADDIPCIILDFEITSNYIVQNCKDTGFQKATKKKQDLRNLIMYNNKSFALALRGFGVS; encoded by the coding sequence ATGAAGATTGCAGGATTTATGAAGACATCATTTGTTGACTTTCCCGGCAAGATAGCATCTGTAGTTTTTACCCAGGGTTGTAATCTAAGCTGTAGTTATTGCCACAATGCCGATCTTATAGAAGCTAAGGAGGATTTCAGGGGTATCTTTCCTGAAGAGATTTTTCAGTGGCTTTCCAGAAGAAAAGGGCTGATTGATGGAGTGGTTATTAGCGGAGGCGAGCCGACTCTGCAAAGTAATCTTAAGGTTTTTATCGAAGAATTAAAGGCCATGAAGCTCCTTGTAAAGCTAGATACCAACGGAACAAATCCGGATATTTTGAGAACTTTGATTAGCGAGGAGTTGCTGGACTTTATTGCCATGGACTTGAAGGCTCCTCTTAACAAATATGAAGCAATTACAGGGGTGAGTGGGTTGGAGCTATGGCCAATTCGAGAAAGTGTGGAAATTATTAAAAATAGCGGGCTTGCGCATGAGTTTAGAACCACATTTTGCCCTAATCTTGATGCTGATGATATACCCTGTATTATCTTGGATTTTGAGATCACTTCAAATTATATAGTTCAGAACTGTAAGGACACTGGTTTTCAAAAAGCAACTAAGAAAAAACAAGATTTAAGAAATTTGATTATGTACAATAACAAGAGCTTTGCCTTAGCCCTGCGAGGTTTTGGAGTTAGCTGA